One Halolamina litorea genomic window carries:
- a CDS encoding DEAD/DEAH box helicase yields the protein MSEIADLPDDDTEIVDEVMSAHGYESLKETQRLAFEDGILESGNHLLVAETGNGKTLCAEAVTKKHLDREGRVAYLVPSRQLVRDKRESMQEWGSDEYQIHSGPGAYQSGDVIVATFDSFYRAILRDKGSARNLDLVVLDDFHEIYGGFRGPGIEKAIAAAMYEGIELFSMSATLGNPQELADWMDADLTVSPEGREIEIQEEVVNVGPQEKKDALTSFIRSERDKAPFLVFNYAKSWTESRAEAVAKTRIFADVSNRNFLEEMERKSQGELTSTLEDLARMMDAGVAFHHSDLPQDVKVWIVDLYEEGEIKCLFATTTIAYGFDAPVQSVIVADIKRGPEFVGVYEYVQWIGRAARPGYGYDEGYAFTLTDDPAETIERYFEPHRELEPVTTHIENDERFRWLLLELVTTGWDTPHEIEAFVKEMLYWQQMKQVGAWGREHSSRDERLNERLREAADWLLDLEFITEKDTARQFQPTPLGEGTIEFSFNSFSNATLAAIRSFYDWLEDLGTGNLTRLNLVYQTTILADRKIDSSCSDELEGLLQEHELPVDEYGITAGILRWYWVKNLDTREIEKRTDIDGAYISSDARRVADTLDATKYLIDASPEIHRPEWLNIMTFRIERGVRRDEVPLVENIRGVGRHRVRNLREYLDRPDIPGVDQLPDGSLWEKLTAFYDELDNPDFFVDTLDGNVPGIGKRTANRIEEFVSDQSVEDEYLETDDEGVTTVNDEPGSDGGYTRGTSLDDFS from the coding sequence ATGAGCGAGATAGCTGACCTACCGGACGACGATACCGAGATCGTCGACGAGGTAATGAGCGCCCACGGGTACGAGTCGCTCAAGGAGACCCAGCGGTTGGCCTTCGAGGACGGGATACTGGAGTCCGGAAACCATCTTCTGGTCGCAGAGACAGGGAACGGGAAAACTCTCTGTGCCGAGGCGGTCACGAAGAAACACCTAGACCGAGAAGGCCGTGTCGCGTATTTGGTTCCGTCGCGCCAGCTGGTTCGAGACAAGCGAGAGTCGATGCAGGAGTGGGGTAGCGACGAGTACCAGATCCATTCGGGGCCGGGTGCGTACCAGTCCGGCGACGTAATCGTCGCGACGTTCGATTCGTTCTACCGGGCAATTCTTCGGGACAAGGGTAGCGCTCGAAATCTCGATCTAGTGGTCCTCGACGACTTCCACGAGATATACGGCGGCTTTCGCGGCCCAGGTATCGAGAAAGCGATCGCCGCCGCGATGTATGAAGGAATCGAGCTCTTCTCGATGAGTGCCACTCTCGGGAACCCACAGGAACTCGCTGACTGGATGGACGCCGACCTTACGGTGAGTCCAGAAGGGCGTGAGATCGAAATTCAGGAGGAGGTAGTCAACGTCGGTCCCCAAGAGAAGAAAGACGCCCTGACCAGCTTCATCCGCTCAGAACGCGACAAAGCACCCTTCCTGGTCTTCAACTACGCCAAATCGTGGACAGAGTCCCGAGCGGAAGCAGTGGCGAAGACTCGAATATTCGCCGACGTCTCTAACCGGAATTTCTTGGAGGAAATGGAGCGAAAGAGCCAGGGAGAGTTGACCAGCACGCTCGAAGATCTGGCTCGGATGATGGACGCTGGGGTGGCGTTTCACCACAGCGATCTCCCGCAGGACGTGAAGGTGTGGATCGTCGACCTCTACGAAGAGGGGGAAATCAAGTGCCTATTCGCTACGACGACAATCGCCTACGGCTTCGATGCGCCGGTTCAGTCGGTCATCGTCGCCGACATCAAGCGAGGTCCGGAGTTCGTCGGAGTGTACGAGTACGTTCAGTGGATCGGCCGAGCAGCCAGACCGGGCTACGGCTACGACGAGGGCTACGCGTTCACTCTAACCGATGATCCAGCGGAGACGATCGAGCGGTACTTCGAACCCCACAGAGAACTGGAGCCAGTAACGACCCACATCGAGAACGACGAGCGCTTCCGGTGGCTTCTGCTGGAGCTGGTCACGACCGGCTGGGACACTCCCCACGAGATCGAGGCCTTCGTCAAAGAGATGCTGTACTGGCAGCAGATGAAACAGGTCGGTGCGTGGGGAAGGGAGCACTCCTCGAGAGACGAGCGGCTCAACGAGCGGCTCAGAGAAGCCGCCGACTGGCTCCTAGATCTAGAGTTCATCACCGAGAAGGACACGGCCCGACAGTTCCAACCGACTCCGCTCGGCGAGGGGACCATCGAATTTTCCTTCAACTCGTTCAGCAACGCGACGTTGGCGGCAATTCGAAGTTTCTACGACTGGCTCGAAGACCTGGGTACGGGAAACCTCACTCGGCTCAACCTCGTCTACCAGACAACCATCCTCGCCGACCGAAAAATCGACAGTAGCTGTTCTGACGAGCTGGAAGGCTTACTACAGGAGCACGAACTACCTGTCGACGAATACGGTATCACGGCCGGGATTCTCCGCTGGTACTGGGTCAAGAACCTCGATACTCGGGAGATCGAGAAACGGACGGACATCGACGGCGCGTACATTTCCTCTGATGCGAGGCGTGTCGCGGATACACTTGACGCGACGAAATACCTCATCGATGCCTCCCCGGAGATTCACCGACCGGAGTGGCTAAACATCATGACGTTCCGAATCGAGCGCGGCGTTCGTCGCGACGAAGTCCCGCTCGTCGAGAACATCAGAGGGGTAGGCCGCCACCGTGTTCGGAACCTTCGAGAGTATCTCGACCGACCCGATATTCCCGGAGTCGATCAGCTACCAGACGGATCCCTTTGGGAGAAGCTGACGGCTTTCTACGACGAACTGGATAACCCAGATTTCTTCGTGGATACGTTAGACGGAAACGTTCCAGGTATCGGGAAACGGACTGCAAACCGGATTGAGGAGTTCGTTAGTGATCAATCGGTTGAGGACGAATATCTGGAAACAGACGATGAAGGAGTGACTACGGTCAACGACGAGCCCGGTTCTGACGGCGGTTATACTAGGGGAACCAGCCTCGACGACTTTTCGTAG
- a CDS encoding MarR family transcriptional regulator, which produces MTGYVKPAPHEFAANYLFDAKGLAPFFAADSRVKAGGGSQRAEFHDRGERWTVTLYYQEGNVVHPGPRLPTGTEWRLDEMREFRLKVGRHGEEDPVGEQSFNVHITPRWQGMKVEKRDGSVSEYSVPDGIHEAVNVKIQGSNIDFHRYLPLLQSAALAVGIRADYFEEPHEYSNIQDAERYVRVHRDASGPVHAREGPIASMGHLLESDRQGYRKVVQNDDDDHGRNLPGYYHTVTLGPRRIREAFPDHLIPKEVKHYYAREALNQGTDSPLAHPKVGASYQVSRWDGKLGVTPEELAQLERELNQTVLSVLADAGLDVAPSRGPGPFVQDAYFEVETTERGPDPIELDMTRIKSTQESVVIRHLADGLSPVQWESLRTLVTDGGVVSPADIADEHGRHVESVRRALRGIDDLVVREYAKVSLRSNYVAELVHDAVQEAEEAVKRAAETGAKAIRAAEKGMKETMSVFIAWAARHGIDVDDALNQREARMKLRVREPGKQTRRGIKEGFRIWKEAGLPEERFRTAQIQFRNGGIADAWRYLNTG; this is translated from the coding sequence GTGACCGGCTACGTCAAGCCGGCGCCCCACGAGTTCGCGGCGAACTACCTCTTCGACGCGAAGGGGTTGGCTCCGTTCTTCGCTGCTGACTCGCGAGTGAAGGCCGGTGGCGGCAGCCAGCGTGCCGAATTCCACGACCGGGGCGAGCGGTGGACGGTCACGCTGTACTACCAGGAGGGCAACGTCGTTCACCCCGGCCCCCGGCTTCCGACCGGCACGGAGTGGCGCCTCGACGAGATGCGCGAGTTCCGGTTGAAGGTCGGCCGGCACGGGGAGGAGGACCCGGTCGGAGAGCAGAGCTTCAACGTCCATATCACGCCCCGGTGGCAGGGGATGAAGGTCGAGAAACGTGACGGGTCGGTTTCCGAGTACTCGGTCCCGGACGGGATTCACGAGGCGGTCAACGTGAAGATTCAGGGGTCGAACATCGACTTCCACCGTTATCTGCCGCTCCTTCAGTCGGCTGCGTTGGCGGTCGGTATCCGAGCCGACTACTTCGAGGAACCGCACGAATACAGCAATATACAGGACGCTGAGCGGTACGTCCGCGTTCATCGGGACGCCAGTGGGCCGGTGCACGCGCGCGAAGGACCGATAGCGTCGATGGGCCACCTACTCGAATCCGACCGGCAAGGCTACCGGAAGGTCGTGCAGAACGACGACGACGATCACGGTCGGAACCTGCCCGGGTACTACCACACCGTCACACTCGGTCCTCGTCGTATCCGAGAGGCGTTCCCGGATCACTTGATCCCGAAGGAGGTCAAGCACTACTACGCGAGAGAAGCCCTCAATCAGGGCACCGACTCGCCTCTCGCCCATCCGAAGGTCGGTGCGTCGTACCAAGTCAGTCGGTGGGACGGGAAGCTGGGAGTTACCCCCGAAGAGTTGGCCCAGTTGGAGCGCGAACTCAACCAGACGGTCCTGTCCGTGCTCGCCGATGCTGGTCTCGACGTTGCCCCGTCGCGAGGGCCCGGTCCGTTCGTTCAGGACGCGTACTTCGAGGTCGAGACGACCGAGAGAGGACCCGACCCGATCGAGCTGGACATGACGCGCATCAAGAGCACTCAGGAGAGCGTCGTCATTCGGCACCTAGCCGACGGCCTCAGTCCGGTCCAGTGGGAGAGCCTACGGACGCTCGTGACCGACGGCGGTGTCGTTTCGCCGGCGGATATCGCAGACGAGCACGGCCGCCACGTTGAGAGCGTCAGACGGGCACTGCGCGGTATCGACGATCTCGTCGTCCGCGAGTACGCGAAGGTCAGCCTTCGGTCGAACTACGTCGCCGAACTGGTCCACGACGCTGTGCAGGAGGCAGAGGAAGCCGTCAAGCGGGCCGCAGAGACCGGGGCGAAGGCCATCCGGGCTGCCGAGAAAGGGATGAAAGAGACGATGAGCGTCTTCATCGCCTGGGCGGCACGCCACGGAATTGATGTCGACGACGCTCTGAATCAGCGCGAGGCGCGCATGAAGCTTCGAGTCCGTGAGCCCGGAAAGCAGACACGCCGAGGGATCAAAGAGGGGTTCCGTATCTGGAAAGAGGCTGGGCTCCCCGAAGAGCGCTTCCGAACGGCGCAGATTCAGTTCCGTAACGGCGGGATCGCGGACGCCTGGCGATATCTGAACACCGGATAG
- a CDS encoding DUF7114 family protein produces MDDAAVARRSARDALGEIEPEPLRETLDERLATASMAPGALTLSSARAFDGRIDVRTLGELAAGVQLIYEGLSLTRQLAHEEPWASDPDSDIEADLAVVAADVLVSRGFSLLARTRAAERAVETVRTFGRDQTARETAEDPADIDRNLEADVFELATVAGVAAADETASEGLLAFVADLAHSYEGALPPATELLTQPTIDRLSRFADDSVEPAARGTGTDH; encoded by the coding sequence ATGGACGATGCCGCCGTGGCCCGCCGTTCGGCCCGGGACGCACTGGGGGAGATCGAGCCGGAGCCCCTCCGCGAGACACTCGACGAGCGGCTGGCGACGGCGTCGATGGCTCCCGGCGCGCTGACACTGTCGAGCGCCCGCGCGTTCGACGGACGGATCGACGTGCGGACGCTCGGCGAACTCGCCGCCGGCGTCCAACTCATCTACGAGGGACTCTCACTCACCCGCCAGTTGGCTCACGAGGAGCCGTGGGCGAGCGACCCCGATAGCGACATTGAGGCGGACCTCGCGGTCGTAGCCGCCGACGTGCTCGTCTCGCGTGGGTTCTCGCTGCTGGCCCGCACGCGGGCCGCCGAGCGCGCCGTCGAGACGGTTCGGACCTTCGGGAGAGACCAGACCGCCCGCGAGACCGCCGAGGACCCCGCCGACATCGACCGGAATCTCGAGGCCGACGTGTTCGAACTCGCGACCGTCGCCGGCGTCGCCGCCGCCGACGAGACGGCCTCCGAGGGGCTGCTGGCGTTCGTGGCCGACCTCGCACACTCCTACGAGGGTGCGCTCCCGCCGGCGACGGAGCTGCTCACGCAGCCAACGATCGACCGGCTCTCGCGGTTCGCCGACGACAGCGTCGAACCGGCAGCACGAGGCACGGGAACGGATCACTAA
- a CDS encoding DUF3105 domain-containing protein, which yields MVECEYCGAAFDDEEAHLEHLGAEHAGELGPIDERRVAAATEGESDGVPVAGLLSGVAALVVLVVAIWFFFLSGSGSAGEQATGLEDDPLNERGDDEWISQVETFEDNGRQHVARGETNYERIPPLSGDHWGGAISAGFYEEMPELPPLVHSLEHGAVVIYYDEANLTDESEASLRAWAGQKDGRWQSIIVAPNPNEDPRGDYVLTAWTHQLVLEDYDAEAVYAFASEYLGRGPENPVR from the coding sequence ATGGTCGAGTGTGAGTACTGCGGGGCGGCCTTCGACGACGAGGAGGCCCACCTCGAACACCTCGGCGCGGAACACGCCGGGGAGCTCGGGCCGATAGACGAACGACGCGTCGCCGCCGCAACCGAAGGGGAGAGCGACGGGGTCCCGGTCGCCGGCCTGCTTTCGGGAGTCGCGGCACTGGTGGTGCTGGTCGTCGCGATCTGGTTTTTCTTCCTGAGCGGCAGCGGGAGCGCCGGCGAACAGGCGACCGGCCTCGAGGACGACCCGCTGAACGAGCGCGGCGACGACGAGTGGATCTCGCAGGTCGAGACCTTCGAGGACAACGGCCGCCAGCACGTCGCCCGCGGCGAGACGAACTACGAGCGCATCCCGCCGCTCTCGGGTGACCACTGGGGCGGCGCGATCAGCGCCGGGTTCTACGAGGAGATGCCCGAACTCCCGCCGCTCGTTCACTCGCTCGAACACGGTGCGGTCGTGATCTACTACGACGAGGCGAACCTGACCGACGAGAGCGAGGCCAGCCTCCGTGCGTGGGCCGGCCAGAAGGACGGCCGCTGGCAGAGCATCATCGTCGCCCCTAACCCCAACGAGGACCCGCGCGGTGACTACGTCCTGACCGCGTGGACCCACCAACTCGTGCTGGAGGACTACGACGCCGAGGCGGTGTACGCGTTCGCGTCGGAGTACCTCGGCCGCGGCCCGGAGAACCCGGTCCGGTAG
- a CDS encoding NAD+ synthase: MPEDVLTENAPLDIRFSEGELETVREEIVSFIRETVDAAGAEGAVLGLSGGIDSTLTAYLAVEALGEEGLHGLTMPARVSDDDLMSDAEAVAESLGITYDLIEIEPIAEQFDKAFPEGVEDTTAAGNVRVRTRGVLNYYVANTENRIVLGTGNRSEAMTGYFTKYGDQAVDCNPIGDLYKQQVRQLAAHVGVPHELVMQTPTAEMWEDQTDEEEMGLNYDHLDAVLALHVDGPLSKAATIRYVDGITEDHVDRVVELVEGSAHKRSMPPVPGLSVRE; encoded by the coding sequence ATGCCCGAAGACGTGCTGACGGAGAACGCACCGCTCGACATCCGCTTCTCGGAGGGGGAACTCGAAACCGTCCGTGAGGAGATCGTCTCGTTCATCCGCGAGACCGTCGACGCCGCCGGCGCCGAGGGGGCCGTGCTGGGCCTCTCGGGCGGGATCGACTCGACGTTGACCGCCTACCTCGCCGTGGAAGCGCTGGGCGAGGAGGGGCTCCACGGGCTCACGATGCCCGCACGGGTGAGCGACGACGACCTGATGAGCGACGCCGAAGCCGTCGCGGAGTCGTTGGGGATCACCTACGACCTGATCGAGATCGAACCCATCGCCGAACAGTTCGACAAGGCGTTCCCCGAGGGCGTTGAGGACACGACCGCCGCGGGCAACGTCCGAGTGCGCACGCGGGGCGTGCTCAACTACTACGTCGCCAACACCGAGAACCGGATCGTCCTCGGGACCGGGAACCGCAGCGAGGCGATGACGGGGTACTTCACGAAGTACGGCGATCAGGCCGTCGACTGCAACCCCATCGGCGACCTCTACAAACAGCAGGTCCGACAGCTCGCCGCCCACGTCGGCGTCCCCCACGAACTGGTGATGCAGACCCCGACCGCCGAAATGTGGGAAGACCAGACCGACGAGGAGGAGATGGGGCTGAACTACGACCACCTCGACGCCGTGCTCGCGCTCCACGTCGACGGCCCGCTGTCGAAGGCCGCGACGATCCGGTACGTCGACGGCATCACCGAGGACCACGTCGACCGCGTGGTCGAACTGGTCGAGGGCAGCGCCCACAAGCGCTCGATGCCGCCGGTGCCGGGGCTCTCGGTCAGGGAGTAA
- a CDS encoding RNA-guided endonuclease InsQ/TnpB family protein, giving the protein MADDYVRRTAITRLQLTGEQCESLEETISNWKRGCQIATDMAWGKCNAKSDVQPLAYDDVRDKTDLGSQHAVLATHQAAQAITGCLERQSKGKEVSKPTFTAPTVKYDTRTMTLFDDDTVSLSTTGSRVRCDLALSDSDDGYQRQYFDSDEWGVTESTLTARDGDYFLHIGFRRPKNDTERNTAEDGTVLGVDLGIDNLAVTSTASFFSGRELTHNLREFEKVRAGLQQTGTRSAHRTLEQSSGRELRYVRDVLHRASNAIVAEAFRFECDVIAFEDLTHIRDSTGASWGHKWAFRTLYEQVEYKAEAEGILVKQVGSAYTSKRCAECGFTADENRPSRDDFRCVECESEANADYNAAKNIGMRYVRQGQQSSRRTGNSQLALKSGTVTPSGGFTAHPNGFEAEFMDKPHPPKANPSG; this is encoded by the coding sequence GTGGCAGACGACTACGTGCGTCGGACAGCAATCACTCGCCTCCAACTGACGGGCGAGCAGTGCGAGTCCCTCGAAGAGACTATTTCCAACTGGAAGCGGGGTTGCCAAATCGCCACGGACATGGCGTGGGGTAAGTGCAACGCGAAAAGCGATGTACAGCCCCTCGCCTACGACGACGTACGCGACAAAACCGACCTCGGTAGTCAGCACGCGGTTCTCGCTACTCACCAGGCTGCACAAGCCATCACCGGCTGTCTCGAACGCCAATCCAAAGGTAAGGAGGTCAGTAAGCCGACGTTCACCGCACCGACGGTGAAGTACGACACCCGGACGATGACGCTGTTTGACGACGACACTGTGTCGCTCTCCACAACGGGGAGTCGCGTCCGATGCGATCTCGCTCTGTCCGATTCCGACGATGGGTACCAACGGCAGTACTTCGACTCTGATGAATGGGGTGTCACGGAAAGTACGCTCACCGCCCGTGACGGCGATTACTTCCTGCACATCGGCTTCCGCCGGCCTAAGAACGATACTGAGCGGAACACCGCCGAGGACGGAACGGTTCTCGGGGTTGACCTCGGTATAGACAATCTCGCTGTCACCAGTACGGCCTCCTTCTTCAGCGGACGGGAGTTAACCCACAACCTTCGTGAGTTCGAGAAGGTACGTGCGGGACTCCAACAGACCGGAACACGAAGCGCCCACCGAACGCTTGAACAGTCGAGTGGCCGTGAACTCCGCTACGTTCGCGATGTGCTACACCGAGCGTCGAACGCCATCGTTGCGGAAGCTTTCCGATTCGAATGCGACGTGATAGCGTTCGAGGACCTAACCCACATCCGCGACAGCACGGGAGCGTCGTGGGGGCACAAGTGGGCGTTCCGAACGCTGTACGAGCAAGTAGAGTACAAAGCCGAAGCGGAAGGTATCTTGGTGAAGCAAGTTGGATCAGCGTACACGTCGAAGCGGTGCGCCGAGTGCGGATTCACGGCGGATGAGAATCGTCCGTCTCGAGATGACTTTCGGTGTGTAGAGTGCGAATCGGAAGCGAATGCGGACTACAACGCGGCAAAGAATATCGGTATGCGGTATGTCCGTCAGGGCCAACAGTCGTCTCGACGGACGGGCAACAGTCAGCTTGCCCTAAAGTCTGGAACGGTGACGCCGAGCGGCGGATTTACCGCCCACCCGAACGGGTTCGAAGCTGAGTTCATGGACAAGCCCCATCCTCCAAAAGCGAACCCGTCAGGGTGA